The following DNA comes from Tepidamorphus gemmatus.
CTGCATCGGTGCCGACCGTGCTGACCTGGTGCTGGCGGGATGCGCGATCTTCGAGGCGATCCGCAGGTGCTGGCCGTGCGAACGCGTCCGTGTCGCCGACCGCGGTCTGCGCGAGGGCATCCTGATAACGCTGATGACCGATGATGGCGTCTGGCGCCACTTTCGCCGCGGGCGCGGATATCGCGGACGCAATGCCGCGGCGCGCGTTGGCCAAGGCGGGCTGCGTGGGAGCCGCCCGTGACCCGGAGCGGTGGTTCGGGGCGGACCGGACGCATCAAGGTCCGTGTCAGGACGGCCAGGCGTCGCTCGACCTCCTCGACGCGCTGGCTCGAGCGGCAGCTGAACGATCCCTATGTGGAGAAGGCTCGTGCCGAGGGCTACCGGTCGCGCGCCGCCTACAAGCTGATCGAGCTGGACGACCGCTTCCATTTGCTGAAGCCCGGCGCGCGCGTCGTCGATCTCGGCGCGGCACCCGGCGGCTGGTCCCAGGTCGTGGCTGCCCGGGTCGGATCGCCCGGCGGCAAGGGCAGAGTGGTGGCGATCGACATCCTCGAGATGGCTGCCATTCCCGGCGTCGAGGTGCTGCACCTCGACTTCCTGGACGCTGCGGCGCCGGAACGGCTGACGGCAGCGCTCGGCGGCCCGGCGGACGTGGTGCTGTCCGACATGGCGCCGGCCACCACCGGCCACCGCCAGACCGACCACATGCGTATCATGGCTCTGTGCGAGGCCGCGCTCGAATTTGCCCGCCAGGTGCTGGTGCCCGGCGGCGCATTTCTCGCGAAGGTCCTGCGCGGCGGCACCGAAGGCGCCCTGCTCGCCGACATGAAGCGCGACTTCGCTGCCGTCCGCCACGTCAAGCCCCCGGCGAGCCGGGCCGATTCCGCCGAGCTCTATGTGCTGGCGACGGGATTCCGGGGAAAGGGAATCCGGCCCGTCGCCGGACCTGCCGTTGCAGATGACGATTGAGCCGCGCTCACCGCTCGCGTGCTGTCGTCACCGGATCGGCGGGCAGCTTGCGACGGTGGCCGCTGACCTCCTGACCCGCATCCTTCGGCAGGGTAACGAAGATCAGGACTGAGGCGGCGGTCGCCAGGCCGACGACGATGAAGGCGGCGGAGAAGTCGGCGACGGCGAGCGCGCCTCCGCCGCGCGCCAGCCGGCTGAATTCCAGCGTCATCGCCGCCACCGAGATGCCGACCGAGATGGACAGCTGCTGCACGACGCTGGTCATCGAGGTCGCCTTGCTCATGCGGTCCGGTTCGATGTCGGCGATGGCCAGGCTGTTCGATCCGGTGAACTGCAGCGAGCGGAAGAAGCCACCGATCAGGAGAACGAGCGTGAACATCGCCACCGGCGTCGACAGGTCGAACAGCGCCGGCAGTCCGATGAACAGCGCACAGATCAGCCCGTTGACGGTGAGGATGGTGCGGAAGCCGAGGCGCCGGAGCACCGGAGGCGCAGCGAACTTCATCGCGATCGCCCCGATCGCCGCGACGAATGTGGTCATGCCCGAGGCGAACGGCGTCAGTCCGTAGAGCAACTGCAGCATCAGCGGTATCAGGAACGGCGTCGCCCCGACCCCGATGCGGAACAGGGCGCCGCCCAGCACGCCGGCGCGGAAGGTCGGGATCGAGAACAGGCCGAGATCGAGGATCGGCGCGGGGTGATTCCGGGCGTGGACCCAATAGCCGGCGAGCAACAGCCCGCCGATGCCGAGCATTGCCAGGATGACCGGCCCCGGCAGCACTGCGAGGCCGAGATTGGTTGCGCCGGTGACGACGAGCGCAAGTCCCAGTCCCGACATCAGGAACCCGGTCAGATCGAACCGGACCCGCATCGCGCCACGCACGTCGGGAATGTAAAGGGTCGCGAAGATCAGCCCCAGCGCGCCGATCGGGACGTTCACCCAGAAGATCCAGCGCCAATGGAAATAGGTTGTGATGAAGCCGCCGAGCGGCGGTCCGAGTACCGGCCCGGTCAGCGCGGGAACCGTCAGCCAGGCCATGGCCCCGATAAGCTCGGCCTTCGGTATCGTCCGCATCACCACCAGCCGGCCCACCGGCACCATCATCGCGCCGCCCATGCCCTGAACGACACGGGCGACCACGATCTCGGGAACCGACTGCGACAGGCCGCAGGCGATCGAGCCGAGCGTGAACACCAGGATCGCCAGCCGGAACACGAGGCGTGTGCCGAAACGGTCGGCGAGCCAGCCACTGGCCGGGATGAAGATGGCGAGGCTGATCAGATACGAGGTCAGCGCCAGCTTCAGGCGGATCGGATCCTCGCCGAAATCTGCCGCGATCGCCGGAAGCGCCGTCGAGAGAACCGTCGAATCGAGATTCTCCATGAACAGCGCACAGGCGACGACGAGCAGGACGAGGGTGCGAGGCTGCATGGGCGATCCCAGACCGGGAGCAATGACCGGAGGCGTGGAAACCGGTTCTCCGTCAGGCCTTGCGACAAGGCAGCGAGCCGGATCGGATCATCGAGTCCCTGAGACGACGATCCGCTCTAACAGACCCTGTGCAGCGAGGCGACCCCGGCGAGGGTGTCGTTCGGCCCGAAACCTTGAGAACCGGGTCGGCCGATCCGAAGATCAGCGTCAGGCGGATCACCGTCATGGCGAGCCCGCGCAACGCGCCGCTGCCGCAGAACCTTGGAACATGTCAGCGGGCAGGCGGCCATCGGTCGCTGTCCGGTACACTGCAACAGGTCGCAGCAGACGGAGGATTTGCCGTTCGGCCTGAATGCGCGCATCGAGAGGCGTCGCGACGCGGCGCTGGCCGGAACCATGTGATGGGGGGGGCGCTTGCGAAGCGGACTGCGTCCCGGCTTTGCGTCGGCGGCGCGCTGCGATCCGGCACATGCCGGCCTTGCCGCCGCTTCCGCCCGCAC
Coding sequences within:
- a CDS encoding RlmE family RNA methyltransferase — translated: MTRSGGSGRTGRIKVRVRTARRRSTSSTRWLERQLNDPYVEKARAEGYRSRAAYKLIELDDRFHLLKPGARVVDLGAAPGGWSQVVAARVGSPGGKGRVVAIDILEMAAIPGVEVLHLDFLDAAAPERLTAALGGPADVVLSDMAPATTGHRQTDHMRIMALCEAALEFARQVLVPGGAFLAKVLRGGTEGALLADMKRDFAAVRHVKPPASRADSAELYVLATGFRGKGIRPVAGPAVADDD
- a CDS encoding DHA2 family efflux MFS transporter permease subunit: MQPRTLVLLVVACALFMENLDSTVLSTALPAIAADFGEDPIRLKLALTSYLISLAIFIPASGWLADRFGTRLVFRLAILVFTLGSIACGLSQSVPEIVVARVVQGMGGAMMVPVGRLVVMRTIPKAELIGAMAWLTVPALTGPVLGPPLGGFITTYFHWRWIFWVNVPIGALGLIFATLYIPDVRGAMRVRFDLTGFLMSGLGLALVVTGATNLGLAVLPGPVILAMLGIGGLLLAGYWVHARNHPAPILDLGLFSIPTFRAGVLGGALFRIGVGATPFLIPLMLQLLYGLTPFASGMTTFVAAIGAIAMKFAAPPVLRRLGFRTILTVNGLICALFIGLPALFDLSTPVAMFTLVLLIGGFFRSLQFTGSNSLAIADIEPDRMSKATSMTSVVQQLSISVGISVAAMTLEFSRLARGGGALAVADFSAAFIVVGLATAASVLIFVTLPKDAGQEVSGHRRKLPADPVTTARER